Sequence from the Deferrivibrio essentukiensis genome:
GCATTGTAATAGTCAATAATCTTAAAATTTTTAATTTTAACAGCAGCTATATTTATTATCTTTGCTGTATTAATATCAAGCCCCGTAGTCTCGGTATCCACTACAGAAAACTCTGCATCATAAAGGGATGTGTTCATAAAATTTTTCTTATTGTAGGCATTACACATCTTTACCACATAATCCACCACCGGATCTTTTCCGCTTTTATCTTTGAAAAAGAAACTCTGCTTCAGAAATTTTATCATATTAGCTTATCTCCAAAACGTATTACCAAGCATTGTTATAAATTTTATAACATTATTTTAAAGAAAATTCACGGAGAAATTAAAATAAAAATATGAATACAATGAAATTATTATATAAAATATTGTAAGCTTTTTAGCTGCTTCTTTTTAATTCATTTAACTGTCTTTTCAAATCCTCAAGTATCCGCCTAAGCTCGGCTTCATGCCCTTTCTCCTGCTGGGCAAGATTCAAAAAAAGCTCTTTTGAAGCTTGGGTCACTGATTTTTCAGCGGCAGATTGATAAAACCTCATGGCTTCCACTTCCTTAGGTATTCTAATCAACACAACCTGAATCATCTCCTCAAGTGCTTTCATCATCTCTTTTTTGCTCAAATTTTCCATTGCATCCTCCCTTAATTTGGCCAAGTAATTTTGCCGCCGTTATAGGCAATTAAAGTTAATACAGGTATTGATATAAAATATAATAAACAGTAAAAAGCAAATAATCCGGGTGAAGAAATAATTTCGGGATTTGATAATCTAATTATACTTAATAGGACACATATAGCAGTTAAAATGATAGAAAAGGTCAATTTATTTTTGAAGATTTTTGTCATGGTCATCTCATAGTTTAGCCACCAACTAAAAATACCGGAAGCAACCGCCGGGAAAATAGACAGTGTCCCGCAAATTAAAGAGTAAAAAGCCGTTTGTTCAAAGCTTTGGTTTTTTGTAATGATATATAACAAAAGCATAAAAGCACCAAAATATAATATACCCATCGGGTAGTGTATAAATACCGGATGAGGATGGTATTTAGCATAAATTCTTCTCAAATTGTCTTTTTTGTCAGGAATAATCTCTTCAGGCTCTACATCACAAACATATTTGATATTGTCCCTTTTTAGCAGATCATCACCGTGTGGAGCCATTGATATAAAATCTGTCATATCCTCGCCGGCTTTATGTCTGTTCATGTGAACACCATTTTTCCATAATCTACTATTTGTTACATCATAAACCTTATCTTTATAAATAATATAAGCCGGCTGACCATCCTTACCGTTAAACTTTTTAACTTCTTCT
This genomic interval carries:
- a CDS encoding ferritin family protein; the encoded protein is MENLSKKEMMKALEEMIQVVLIRIPKEVEAMRFYQSAAEKSVTQASKELFLNLAQQEKGHEAELRRILEDLKRQLNELKRSS
- a CDS encoding DUF2231 domain-containing protein yields the protein MRREEVKKFNGKDGQPAYIIYKDKVYDVTNSRLWKNGVHMNRHKAGEDMTDFISMAPHGDDLLKRDNIKYVCDVEPEEIIPDKKDNLRRIYAKYHPHPVFIHYPMGILYFGAFMLLLYIITKNQSFEQTAFYSLICGTLSIFPAVASGIFSWWLNYEMTMTKIFKNKLTFSIILTAICVLLSIIRLSNPEIISSPGLFAFYCLLYFISIPVLTLIAYNGGKITWPN